The following are encoded together in the Periplaneta americana isolate PAMFEO1 chromosome 5, P.americana_PAMFEO1_priV1, whole genome shotgun sequence genome:
- the LOC138699730 gene encoding balbiani ring protein 3-like → MKLCLVLLLLVVTALAASGEREGRCPALKQWGICPVPARKCMQDEDCPGGEDKCCATACGPSCVKPLYTGCEQLQNEAFRRARALGTEGSKVRIPTCNNQGDFDPVQCDVASSNCWCVDEAGFEVPGTRASARGLVNCTNPKPCAAHTCRMLCPHGFALDADGCPKCQCYDPCNEVKCPGALSCELEDVACVKQPCPPIPRCKRARSLENVCPVGEPLKITDSDRPFLCGTSPGKPRCPPLFECLVERDNDYGVCCPASFKLQKPGSCPKRTSNDECGMRCEHDLECPSMQKCCDCGDNGKHCMQPLNVTVCLQQRMLAELLVMNEREGRGYVPQCSPVTGQFETRQCSRNGLICWCVDARGNKLPKSMGPRDTVNCRTSAPQGRSLSPTCDKNICAQVCEYGFKMDPNGCPTCECDDPCAGFPCGPTEECIAIREEDCTGFLCPTYPQCQPRLARLNLCKEGEALKNALSGEVVLCGTDEALCPNTHTCTYIMSPEQAVCCPREENTEPVKVEVCPEAGYINCENSTPCQSDEDCGSNSKCCFSNQCGSMCMDITKEDRPPSMCEYLRDFADKMEGTREGMTLALSPPKCHQNGSFEATQCSVANGERQCWCVDSFGTEIPGTRTNGPTSCVALREELGCLDLTCRLGCDYGFVLDPSTRCPLCECRNPCDDVSCPAGEICQIVEVNCEDEYCPPVPACLPKKPGQCPYLIPVTAGSCEYECRSDLNCNGTTKCCSNGCGTQCVEPVMLTACQHKRAILEHKAHETGIPARQLYLPKCREEDGSFEPVQCHPVTRQCWCVDNKGDELPGTRAPPDVQPSCEVQRNCPLLKCVPCDHGYQLDGAGCQTCICRDPCAEITCRGDGETCRLVEVSCIDRPCPPVPMCLPRPDNPCQTGHPLLEAGSTDMLLCGPNGSVCPLSHKCHLSPLGEYAVCCPKPRDVCFEPMDAGSCDSETPRWYFNSENNKCQQFMYGGCGGNHNNFESEDMCNTVCPVLSQCERLRERNQKAAEKFKKTTFMPRCDAETGDWEPVQCLEQVGVCWCVNRAGEPLKGSLTRDIPPTCNFRQARRRMHEEPDFDIEQLLEEVSALKDNTPMKTRCQTLRERMTGTNAVYAVNCDAEGRFSPTQCYPRKSEKFPECWCVDEAGNQLPNTTTFKRGAKICLPTPIQAIEVQLGFQGRQDKTSNQKLMTEVRKTLEKLGATLHNNVMEVKTYPDVTYVTFEVVGSNKVDVAFHLEEMVRARKLTLDADALVADITSSRFSHRLSDDASNEIDMSDRVIALEHREIVSQSTVSMVTPYQTAIVVLSVASAFVICILVLVIALYRKKMSACTADSMKANGLAQRFLSQPSPIYVVSLPPNSKTDASLSSPESKKEEADKVQNS, encoded by the exons GATGTGAACAGCTTCAGAATGAGGCCTTTAGGAGAGCTCGTGCACTTGGTACAGAAGGATCGAAAGTACGAATACCAACCTGTAACAATCAAGGTGACTTTGATCCTGTCCAGTGCGATGTAGCATCATCCAACTGCTGGTGTGTCGATGAAGCAGGTTTTGAAGTGCCAGGCACACGGGCTTCAGCTCGTGGCCTTGTAAATTGCACAA ATCCAAAGCCCTGTGCAGCCCATACTTGCCGTATGTTGTGTCCTCATGGCTTTGCACTGGATGCTGATGGCTGTCCTAAGTGTCAGTGTTACGATCCATGTAACGAGGTTAAATGTCCTGGTGCACTGAGCTGCGAGCTAGAGGATGTGGCATGTGTCAAGCAACCTTGCCCTCCAATACCTCGAT GTAAGAGAGCCCGGAGCCTGGAGAATGTATGCCCAGTTGGAGAACCTCTCAAGATTACTGACAGTGATCGTCCTTTTCTTTGTGGAACTTCACCTGGGAAACCGCGTTGTCCACCATTGTTTGAATGCCTTGTAGAGAGAG ATAATGACTATGGGGTATGTTGTCCTGCATCATTCAAATTGCAAAAACCAGGCTCCTGTCCCAAGAGGACATCAAATGATGAATGTGGCATGCGTTGTGAACACGACTTAGAATGTCCATCTATGCAAAAGTGTTGTGACTGTGGTGATAATGGAAAGCACTGTATGCAACCTCTAAACGTAACAGTTTGTTTACAACAACGTATGCTGGCAGAACTTCTCGTTATGAATGAACGTGAAGGCAGGGGTTATGTACCACAATGCTCTCCAGTTACCGGTCAGTTTGAGACCCGACAGTGCAGTCGCAATGGGTTGATATGTTGGTGTGTTGATGCCCGTGGAAACAAACTACCCAAATCAATGGGTCCCAGAGATACCGTCAACTGCAGAA CAAGTGCACCTCAGGGTCGCAGTCTGTCTCCAACTTGCGACAAAAATATCTGCGCCCAAGTTTGTGAGTATGGATTCAAGATGGATCCAAATGGCTGTCCAACTTGTGAGTGTGATGATCCCTGTGCTGGATTCCCCTGTGGTCCTACAGAAGAATGTATTGCTATCAGGGAAGAAGATTGTACAGGGTTCTTGTGTCCTACATATCCTCAAT gtCAGCCACGACTAGCTCGCTTGAACCTGTGCAAAGAGGGGGAAGCATTGAAGAATGCCTTAAGTGGTGAAGTGGTTTTATGTGGGACAGATGAAGCACTCTGTCCAAATACCCACACTTGTACTTATATTATGAGTCCAGAGCAAGCTGTATGCTGCCCAAGAGAAGAGAATACAG AACCCGTAAAAGTGGAAGTGTGTCCAGAAGCAGGTTATATAAACTGTGAAAATAGTACTCCATGTCAATCAGATGAAGACTGCGGAAGCAACAGCAAGTGCTGTTTTAGCAATCAGTGTGGGAGTATGTGCATGGACATAACAAAAGAAGACAGACCTCCCTCCA TGTGTGAATACCTACGTGACTTCGCGGACAAAATGGAGGGAACACGAGAGGGTATGACCTTGGCACTTTCGCCTCCGAAGTGTCATCAAAACGGATCGTTTGAAGCAACTCAATGCAGTGTTGCAAATGGCGAAAGGCAGTGTTGGTGTGTGGACTCCTTTGGAACTGAGATTCCAGGAACCAG AACTAATGGACCAACAAGCTGTGTGGCACTTCGTGAAGAACTGGGTTGTCTGGATTTGACATGCCGTTTGGGTTGCGACTATGGATTTGTACTAGACCCATCCACCCGTTGTCCACTCTGTGAATGCCGCAACCCATGTGATGATGTTAGTTGTCCTGCAGGAGAGATATGTCAGATAGTCGAGGTGAATTGCGAGGATGAGTACTGCCCTCCTGTACCTGCTT GCCTCCCAAAGAAGCCTGGTCAATGTCCTTACTTGATCCCGGTGACTGCAGGATCATGTGAATATGAATGTCGTTCAGACCTCAATTGTAATGGAACAACCAAGTGCTGTTCTAATGGCTGCGGTACTCAGTGTGTTGAACCTGTAATGCTCACAG CTTGTCAACACAAAAGAGCTATACTGGAGCACAAAGCTCATGAGACAGGTATCCCAGCCAGGCAATTATATCTACCCAAGTGTCGAGAAGAGGATGGAAGTTTTGAACCTGTTCAGTGCCATCCTGTAACCAGACAATGTTGGTGTGTGGATAACAAAGGTGATGAACTCCCTGGAACCAGGGCACCACCTGATGTTCAGCCTTCATGCGAAG TCCAAAGGAACTGTCCGCTGCTCAAGTGTGTTCCTTGCGACCATGGATACCAGTTGGATGGAGCCGGGTGCCAGACATGTATATGTCGAGATCCCTGTGCAGAAATTACATGTCGTGGTGACGGGGAGACCTGCAGACTTGTGGAAGTGTCGTGTATTGACAGGCCTTGTCCTCCTGTGCCTATGTGTTTACCGAGACCAGATAACCCCTGCCAAACAGGTCATCCATTGCTTGAGGCAGGTTCTACAGACATGCTGTTATGTGGACCAAATGGATCTGTATGTCCATTATCTCACaagtgtcatctcagtccacttggAGAGTATGCAGTCTGTTGTCCAAAACCAA GAGACGTTTGCTTTGAACCCATGGATGCTGGTTCATGTGATTCTGAGACTCCACGCTGGTATTTCAACTCTGAAAACAATAAGTGCCAGCAATTCATGTATGGTGGTTGCGGGGGAAACCACAACAACTTTGAGTCTGAGGATATGTGTAACACTGTTTGCCCTG TGTTAAGCCAGTGTGAACGTCTACGAGAGAGAAATCAAAAGGCAGCAGAAAAATTTAAGAAGACAACATTCATGCCGCGCTGTGATGCAGAAACAGGTGACTGGGAACCAGTACAGTGCTTAGAGCAGGTTGGAGTTTGCTGGTGTGTCAACAGAGCAGGAGAACCTCTCAAAGGTTCTCTCACAAGAGATATACCTCCTACTTGCAATTTCCGACAGGCCAGACGCAGGATGCATGAGGAACCAGATTTTG ATATTGAACAGCTTCTCGAGGAAGTGTCAGCACTGAAAGACAATACGCCAATGAAGACAAGATGTCAAACTCTGCGAGAACGCATGACTGGCACTAATGCTGTTTATGCAGTTAATTGTGATGCTGAAGGCAG ATTCTCGCCCACACAATGCTACCCGCGCAAATCAGAGAAGTTTCCAGAATGCTGGTGTGTGGATGAAGCAGGCAATCAACTACCGAACACAACAACATTCAAGAGAGGTGCCAAAATCTGCT TGCCAACACCAATACAGGCCATAGAAGTACAACTTGGATTCCAAGGTCGTCAAGACAAAacttcaaatcaaaagctcatgACAGAAGTCAGGAAAACCCTAGAAAAATTAGGGGCAACACTCCACAACAATGTGATGGAGGTCAAGACATATCCAGACGTTACATATGTCACATTCGAGGTGGTTGGAAGTAACAAAGTCGATGTAGCATTTCACCTTGAAGAGATG GTTCGAGCACGCAAGTTGACTTTGGATGCTGACGCTCTAGTTGCAGACATAACAAGTTCCCGCTTCAGTCACCGCTTGTCTGATGATGCCAGCAATGAGATTGATATGTCAGACCGCGTCATTGCACTTGAGCATAGAGAAATTGTGTCGCAATCCACTGTCTCTATGGTGACACCATATCAGACAGCAATTGTCGTACTGTCTGTTGCATCAGCTTTCGTCATTTGCATCCTGGTGCTGGTCATTGCTCTCTACCGTAAAAAGATGTCTGCTTGCACTGCAGATTCGATGAAGGCAAATGGACTTGCACAGAGATTCTTGTCACAGCCTTCACCAATATATGTTGTGTCTCTGCCTCCGAACAGCAAGACGGATGCCAGTCTCTCATCTCCAGAGTCTAAGAAAGAGGAAGCAGACAAAGTCCAGAATAGCTGA